The following proteins are co-located in the Acropora palmata chromosome 11, jaAcrPala1.3, whole genome shotgun sequence genome:
- the LOC141897716 gene encoding uncharacterized protein LOC141897716 encodes MVFRLHFALGLSVIADYVLLQICAVRHPNILAAKLEKELCAGRIVGPFSRPPFDNFISSPLGVVPKKTPGEFRLIHHLSYPDGSSVNDFIPDHFSSVQYASIGDAIALIKSLGRACYMAKTDIKSAFRIIPIHPDDYHLLGMTWNNSYFFDRCLPMGCSSSCATFEAFSTALEWLANHYLCASGVLHILDDFLFIATSKGKCDSDLNNFLSLCDRLGVPIAHEKTEGPSTTLQFAGITLDTINMEARLPDEKLQKCNAQLLDMHKRRKTTLKELQSLIGLLNFTCSVVLPGRAFLRRLIDLTKGVSLPHHRIRITEACRRDLQVWLHFLRDFNGRTFFLDEP; translated from the coding sequence ATGGTTTTTCGTTTGCATTTCGCGTTGGGTTTGTCGGTAATAGCCGATTACGTCTTGCTTCAAATTTGCGCAGTGCGACATCCTAACATTTTAGCTGCTAAACTTGAGAAGGAATTGTGCGCTGGGAGAATTGTAGGTCCATTTTCTCGTCCACCTTTTGATAATTTTATCTCTTCACCTTTGGGCGTAGTTCCAAAGAAAACCCCAGGAGAATTTCGTCTTATACACCATTTGTCATACCCCGATGGGTCGTCGGTGAATGATTTTATTCCAGACCACTTTTCCTCGGTTCAATACGCTTCAATAGGTGATGCTATCGCACTCATTAAGTCGTTAGGTCGGGCTTGCTACATGGCCAAGACCGATATCAAATCAGCTTTCCGCATCATTCCGATTCACCCTGACGATTACCATTTGCTGGGTATGACATGGAATAATTCGTACTTTTTTGACCGGTGTCTGCCCATGGGCTGTTCTTCGTCTTGCGCTACATTTGAAGCTTTTAGCACCGCGCTCGAGTGGCTTGCTAATCATTATCTTTGTGCTTCCGgtgttttgcatattttggatgatttcttgtttattgCTACCTCTAAAGGGAAATGTGACTCCGATTTAAACAACTTTTTGAGCCTATGTGATCGTTTAGGGGTACCGATAGCCCATGAAAAGACGGAAGGTCCCTCCACCACTTTACAGTTTGCTGGCATAACACTCGACACGATTAATATGGAAGCGCGTCTCCCGGACGAGAAGCTTCAGAAATGCAATGCTCAGTTATTGGACATGCACAAACGCCGTAAAACTACCCTGAAAGAACTTCAATCTTTGATCGGATTATTGAATTTCACTTGTTCAGTTGTTCTCCCTGGTCGGGCCTTTCTTCGGAGGCTTATAGATCTCACAAAGGGTGTTAGTCTCCCTCACCATCGTATACGGATTACAGAAGCCTGTCGTCGTGATTTACAAGTATGGCTTCACTTTTTGAGAGATTTTAACGGCCGTACATTTTTTCTGGACGAGCCGTGA